Proteins from one Synechococcales cyanobacterium CNB genomic window:
- a CDS encoding exo-alpha-sialidase — translation MKRTSTKFGAAAAVLAGGVLAGAALAQPVVGPQKRVDPNNTTNAAVNETTMSVGDAKHNHIVGGWNDYRSNIKSFFTLSLDGGVTWNDFAIRPPAQHQSTVEGDPMAAHDHRDGTLYAGAMSFAGNGGIYVARKDPGSNTFNASVMARISGSVDKGWMCVGPDPNDLNNPGKSIVYVAYNQGLIRSTDKGQTWTAPLAIASGSIGFLPRVGPSGTLYILYWDFSNGIWIRTSTNGGVSLTPAVRVATRLDVWGIDGTRFPGQFRVPPLAYLAVDPVDETLYVVYFDTTQVSQGNRDVDLYFTKSTNKGANWSTPKIINGAAGNPKADSFFPWLEVDRTGRIGLHFYDTRHVDQNDNTTYAWIDAYYSYSEDKGATWKEIRLTPTSWSSQFDGNGGGFIGDYLGMGQAHGPAGSYFWPLYLSGQGNQPHTYTHKIYHPCPGDFNADETINTVDVLDFLNAWNAKTAKGDFNGDGTWNTLDVLAFLNAYNAPCP, via the coding sequence ATGAAGCGCACCAGTACCAAGTTCGGCGCGGCGGCGGCTGTCCTGGCGGGGGGGGTTCTCGCGGGAGCCGCCCTCGCGCAGCCTGTAGTCGGGCCGCAGAAACGCGTCGACCCCAACAACACCACCAACGCCGCCGTCAACGAGACCACCATGTCCGTCGGCGATGCAAAGCACAACCACATCGTCGGCGGCTGGAACGACTACCGGAGCAACATCAAGTCGTTCTTTACGCTCTCCCTCGACGGCGGCGTGACTTGGAACGACTTCGCCATCCGCCCCCCCGCGCAGCACCAGTCCACCGTCGAGGGCGACCCCATGGCCGCCCACGATCACCGCGACGGCACCCTCTACGCCGGCGCGATGTCCTTCGCCGGCAACGGCGGCATCTACGTCGCCCGCAAGGACCCCGGCTCCAACACCTTCAACGCCTCGGTCATGGCTCGCATCTCGGGCAGCGTCGACAAGGGCTGGATGTGCGTCGGGCCGGACCCGAACGACCTGAACAACCCCGGCAAGTCGATCGTTTACGTCGCGTACAACCAGGGCCTCATCCGCTCAACTGACAAGGGACAAACCTGGACCGCACCCCTCGCCATCGCCAGCGGCTCGATCGGCTTTCTCCCACGAGTCGGCCCCAGCGGCACGCTCTACATCCTCTACTGGGACTTCAGCAACGGCATCTGGATCCGCACAAGCACCAACGGCGGCGTCAGCCTCACACCAGCGGTTCGCGTCGCGACCCGCTTGGACGTCTGGGGCATCGACGGCACACGCTTCCCAGGCCAGTTCCGTGTGCCGCCGCTCGCCTACCTCGCCGTCGATCCCGTCGATGAGACCCTCTACGTCGTCTACTTCGACACCACGCAGGTCTCGCAGGGCAACCGCGACGTGGACCTCTACTTCACGAAGAGCACCAACAAGGGGGCGAACTGGAGCACCCCGAAGATCATCAACGGCGCGGCCGGCAACCCCAAGGCCGACTCGTTCTTCCCCTGGCTCGAAGTCGATCGCACAGGCCGCATCGGGCTGCACTTCTACGACACCCGCCACGTGGACCAGAACGACAACACCACCTACGCCTGGATCGACGCGTACTACTCCTACTCCGAGGACAAGGGCGCGACCTGGAAGGAAATCCGCCTCACGCCCACGAGCTGGAGCAGCCAGTTCGACGGCAACGGCGGCGGGTTCATCGGAGACTACCTCGGCATGGGACAGGCCCACGGCCCCGCAGGCTCGTACTTCTGGCCCCTCTACCTCTCCGGCCAGGGAAATCAGCCCCACACCTACACCCACAAGATATACCACCCCTGCCCCGGCGATTTCAACGCCGACGAAACGATCAACACGGTCGACGTGCTCGACTTCCTCAACGCGTGGAACGCCAAGACGGCCAAGGGCGACTTCAACGGCGACGGCACGTGGAACACGCTCGACGTCCTGGCGTTCCTCAACGCCTACAACGCGCCCTGCCCATGA
- a CDS encoding glycosyltransferase has product MPHTDPNSASSQRTPLGWPRTDRPVRIAILGWARLRLQALEGSGYNLSATELAAGLALSGHSVHYLRSGLDYSLVGGPWIRDEQPWRGVRCASLVNSRNFSPASTNFAHVASELSSPRDDALVLRWLDSVGAEVVHVHSLEGFALSVVGAIRRTGRPVVVTPHNYWYVCPQVDLLHRERDCCMDYDGGRRCVGCLETSSPRTVRFNRAVEQGAERLFGPETAALLEVVFKAARDAVRGKRKPSPEDVEQADRIKPDPESARGFDPGPADHPGTFDHGLELRPRDKIDELGSPPLDANERFLATREVHLRVLDNSLYGRRRLAGVEALNHASLVIPPSEFMCRVYETMGVDRSRLRHVRLGQPHFDQINRRARRSPFYHTRPWNPAEARRPVRFGFLGTTRNNKGLGVLARAIQRLEPAVRKRCQFIVHAYGIDWGYRKMLSAYPEVSFLGGYDTIMLLAAAGEYDVGILPHIWFENSPLVMLEHLHAGKFIVASRLGGPVDWLHEPGSAGSRANGGLGNALLFRAGDPDALADCLRRIVAGEVVIPSPREIHDVSILRSYPEHVGEVESIYRELLNGEPARAARAEAGHTPVSAAP; this is encoded by the coding sequence ATGCCACACACCGATCCGAACAGCGCGAGTTCGCAGCGGACGCCCCTGGGCTGGCCGCGCACCGACCGCCCTGTGCGGATCGCGATCCTCGGTTGGGCGAGACTCCGCCTCCAGGCGCTCGAAGGCTCAGGCTACAACCTGTCGGCCACCGAACTCGCCGCGGGCCTCGCCTTGAGCGGGCACAGTGTGCACTACCTCCGTTCGGGCCTCGACTATTCACTCGTCGGCGGCCCGTGGATCCGCGACGAGCAGCCGTGGCGCGGCGTCCGCTGCGCGTCGCTCGTCAACAGCAGGAACTTCTCGCCCGCCTCGACGAACTTCGCCCACGTCGCCAGCGAGTTGTCCTCTCCCCGCGACGACGCGCTCGTGCTCCGCTGGCTCGACTCGGTCGGGGCGGAGGTCGTCCACGTCCATTCGCTGGAGGGCTTCGCGCTCAGCGTTGTGGGAGCGATCAGGCGCACGGGCCGGCCCGTTGTCGTCACGCCGCACAACTACTGGTACGTCTGCCCGCAGGTGGACCTGCTGCACCGCGAGCGGGACTGCTGCATGGACTACGACGGCGGTCGGCGCTGCGTGGGGTGCCTCGAAACCAGTTCGCCGCGCACCGTCCGCTTCAACCGCGCGGTCGAGCAGGGGGCGGAGCGGCTCTTCGGGCCTGAGACCGCGGCCCTCCTGGAGGTTGTCTTCAAGGCCGCACGAGATGCCGTCAGGGGCAAGCGCAAGCCCAGCCCCGAGGACGTCGAGCAGGCCGACCGCATCAAGCCGGACCCCGAGTCCGCCCGGGGTTTCGACCCCGGCCCGGCTGACCACCCCGGCACCTTCGACCACGGGCTGGAGCTGCGACCACGCGACAAGATCGACGAACTGGGCAGCCCCCCCCTCGACGCCAACGAGCGCTTCCTCGCCACGCGCGAGGTGCACCTCCGGGTGCTCGACAACAGTCTCTACGGTCGGCGCCGTCTCGCGGGCGTCGAGGCGCTCAACCACGCATCGCTCGTCATCCCGCCCAGCGAGTTCATGTGCCGCGTGTACGAGACCATGGGCGTCGATCGTTCGCGGCTGCGGCACGTGCGTCTCGGCCAGCCGCACTTCGACCAGATCAACCGCCGCGCCCGGCGAAGCCCGTTCTATCACACGAGGCCATGGAACCCGGCCGAAGCGCGCCGCCCCGTCCGCTTCGGATTCCTCGGCACGACGCGCAACAACAAGGGCCTCGGCGTGCTCGCCCGCGCGATCCAGCGCCTCGAACCCGCCGTGCGCAAGCGATGCCAGTTCATCGTCCACGCCTACGGCATCGACTGGGGCTACCGCAAGATGCTCAGCGCGTACCCCGAGGTCAGTTTCCTCGGCGGGTACGACACGATCATGCTCCTCGCCGCCGCCGGCGAGTACGACGTCGGCATCCTCCCTCACATCTGGTTCGAGAACTCACCGCTTGTCATGCTCGAGCACCTGCACGCGGGCAAGTTCATCGTCGCGTCGCGTCTCGGCGGCCCGGTGGACTGGCTGCACGAGCCGGGCTCGGCGGGCAGCCGCGCCAACGGCGGGCTTGGGAACGCGCTCCTCTTCCGCGCGGGTGACCCCGACGCCCTGGCCGACTGCCTGCGGCGCATCGTTGCGGGCGAGGTCGTCATCCCCAGCCCGCGCGAGATACACGACGTGAGCATCCTTCGCAGTTACCCGGAGCACGTCGGGGAGGTCGAGTCGATCTATCGTGAGTTGCTCAACGGCGAGCCGGCTCGCGCCGCACGCGCTGAGGCGGGTCACACGCCTGTCTCCGCCGCGCCGTAG
- a CDS encoding glycosyltransferase family 2 protein → MSDPTTTAKPVLQPKRPVAVDAHSSVAVPNIAIVIVTWNRAALVSDVIAALARQRYPRASIDVVVVDNASTDGTAEMLVERWGAERVVSNPTERAHEPAFAEPTPTGHGPNRAGLRSLTVVRNAHNLGGCGGFNTGFAYVQHALDRPGSPTPPDYVWLVDDDIDLPDDAAQRLVEAAQSDPAIGLVGSRTVDIRNRDTTIETTVYLDRRTGLMTDNAPPGHPRHEEHKAWAERVGGTKGRHEYGGLRDVDVVSACSLLARWPAVREVGFWDWRYFIYCDDADWCLRFGRAGWRVVLNLDAVVYHTPWHHKLTPARLYYAQRNILWVLRKILPRRELRRVTLRRLAGLMRDSLRAGVHRRLFHAEIIRRTADDACRGRAGKLDFEGPPTEPLMDALERTGSLADGATVVIACNHPDSLAWSAELRDEAAKRLSGRAGPCWVEVVRNDVPDCYAPAGGGVSRRIVYSGRLLSRVRRQWPLLLSPVRSCVVFDQVNDFPLVRGRWNIHVDRRAPERAQVERDGPGRRAAFLARWFVTGFRCVLHAATLRPDTSTTRYG, encoded by the coding sequence ATGAGCGACCCGACCACGACCGCCAAGCCCGTGCTGCAGCCGAAGCGCCCGGTGGCGGTCGATGCGCACTCGTCGGTGGCGGTCCCGAACATTGCGATCGTGATCGTGACGTGGAACCGCGCGGCGTTGGTCTCGGACGTGATCGCCGCGCTGGCTCGCCAGCGCTACCCGCGTGCGAGCATCGACGTCGTGGTCGTGGACAACGCCTCAACGGACGGCACCGCGGAGATGCTGGTCGAGCGGTGGGGAGCCGAGCGTGTCGTCAGTAACCCGACGGAGCGCGCGCACGAGCCGGCGTTCGCCGAGCCGACGCCGACGGGTCACGGGCCGAACCGCGCAGGCCTGCGTTCGCTCACGGTCGTCCGCAACGCGCACAACCTCGGCGGGTGCGGCGGGTTCAACACGGGCTTCGCCTACGTGCAGCACGCGCTTGACCGTCCCGGGTCGCCGACGCCGCCCGACTACGTGTGGCTGGTGGACGACGACATCGACCTGCCCGATGACGCGGCGCAGCGGCTCGTCGAGGCCGCGCAGAGCGATCCGGCGATCGGCCTGGTCGGCTCGCGGACCGTGGACATCCGCAACCGCGACACGACCATCGAGACGACCGTGTATCTCGACCGACGCACCGGCCTGATGACCGACAACGCCCCCCCCGGCCACCCGCGCCACGAGGAGCACAAGGCGTGGGCAGAGCGCGTTGGCGGCACGAAGGGAAGGCACGAGTACGGCGGCCTGCGCGACGTGGACGTGGTTTCCGCGTGTTCGCTGCTGGCACGGTGGCCCGCGGTGCGCGAGGTCGGCTTCTGGGACTGGCGGTACTTCATCTACTGCGACGACGCGGACTGGTGCCTGCGCTTCGGGCGCGCCGGCTGGCGCGTGGTGCTGAACCTGGACGCGGTGGTCTACCACACGCCGTGGCACCACAAGCTCACGCCCGCGCGGCTGTACTACGCGCAGCGCAACATTCTCTGGGTGCTGCGGAAGATTCTTCCGCGGCGCGAACTTCGCCGCGTCACGCTCCGGCGGCTGGCCGGGCTGATGAGGGACTCGCTCCGCGCCGGGGTCCACCGCCGCCTCTTCCACGCGGAGATCATCCGCCGCACGGCGGACGACGCCTGCCGCGGGCGCGCCGGCAAGCTGGACTTCGAAGGCCCGCCGACCGAGCCGCTGATGGACGCGCTGGAGCGCACCGGTTCGCTCGCAGACGGCGCGACCGTCGTGATCGCGTGCAACCATCCCGACTCGCTCGCCTGGAGCGCGGAACTCCGCGACGAGGCGGCCAAGCGGCTGTCCGGGCGTGCCGGTCCGTGCTGGGTCGAGGTTGTCCGCAATGACGTTCCGGATTGCTACGCTCCGGCGGGCGGGGGCGTGTCGCGGCGGATCGTCTACTCCGGAAGGCTTCTCTCACGGGTCCGCCGCCAGTGGCCGCTGCTCCTGTCGCCCGTGCGATCGTGCGTCGTCTTCGACCAGGTGAACGACTTTCCGCTGGTGCGAGGGAGGTGGAACATCCACGTCGATCGGCGCGCGCCCGAGCGCGCCCAGGTCGAGCGCGACGGTCCGGGTCGGCGCGCGGCGTTCCTCGCGCGTTGGTTCGTCACCGGCTTCCGGTGCGTGCTGCACGCCGCTACACTCCGCCCGGACACGTCCACGACGCGCTACGGCTGA
- the tig gene encoding trigger factor: MAEATTEIRPNVTVTDAGPSRKKLTIEIPAEAVSGQLEDSFETLLVEAQLPGFRKGRAPRRLIERRFGDTLRRETKARLVADAYGKAVEEHKLKVLGDPVSPELDKIEIEVGKPFSFEVEVEVVPEFTLPDLKGIKVRKPLIEVTDQMVQAELDRICVNEGTLEEREASEPGDYLTGRATMTLQDGTEIYDIRGAVVQVPPPEREGRGMILGVMVDDLGKQLGLPKPGEKTTITTTGPKNHELERVRNAKLTMTFEVERVDRINPASADTIALAMGFGSVDALKDEIRSRLFDRATVQQQVAMRQQIARHLAKTVKMDLPERLTANQAERNLARRKMELAYRGIDPQHVEEQVADMRNASNEAAANELKLLFILHTIAEQLKVGVTEAEVNGRIAQIAASRGVRPEKLRQELLQSGQAGTIYQQIREHKTLDALLADAEITEMSAEEYNKLVESEGLDA; the protein is encoded by the coding sequence ATGGCCGAGGCAACGACCGAGATTCGCCCCAACGTTACTGTTACCGACGCGGGGCCGAGTCGCAAGAAACTGACGATCGAGATTCCTGCGGAGGCGGTTTCTGGGCAGTTGGAGGATTCGTTCGAGACGCTGCTGGTGGAGGCGCAGTTGCCGGGTTTCCGCAAGGGCCGCGCCCCGCGTCGTCTGATCGAGCGCCGCTTCGGCGACACGCTGCGGCGCGAGACCAAGGCCCGCCTCGTCGCCGACGCCTACGGCAAGGCGGTCGAGGAACACAAGCTGAAGGTGCTGGGCGACCCGGTCAGCCCCGAGCTGGACAAGATCGAGATCGAGGTCGGCAAGCCGTTCTCGTTCGAGGTCGAGGTCGAGGTCGTGCCGGAGTTCACGCTGCCGGACCTGAAGGGGATCAAGGTCCGCAAACCGCTGATCGAGGTCACGGACCAGATGGTGCAGGCCGAACTGGACCGCATCTGCGTGAACGAGGGCACGCTCGAGGAACGGGAGGCTTCCGAGCCTGGGGACTACCTCACGGGGCGGGCGACGATGACGCTCCAGGACGGGACGGAAATCTACGACATCCGCGGCGCGGTCGTGCAGGTCCCGCCGCCCGAGCGAGAGGGCCGGGGCATGATCCTCGGCGTGATGGTCGATGATCTCGGCAAGCAGCTGGGCCTGCCAAAGCCCGGCGAGAAGACGACGATCACCACGACCGGCCCGAAGAACCATGAACTCGAGCGGGTTCGCAACGCGAAACTGACGATGACCTTCGAAGTAGAGCGGGTCGACCGCATCAATCCAGCCTCCGCGGACACCATCGCGCTCGCGATGGGGTTCGGCAGCGTGGATGCGTTGAAGGATGAGATTCGCTCGCGACTGTTCGACCGCGCCACGGTGCAGCAGCAGGTGGCGATGAGGCAGCAGATCGCCCGGCACCTGGCGAAGACCGTCAAGATGGACCTGCCCGAACGGCTGACCGCGAACCAGGCCGAACGGAACCTCGCGCGTCGGAAGATGGAACTCGCGTACCGCGGGATCGACCCGCAGCACGTCGAGGAACAGGTCGCCGACATGCGCAACGCTTCCAACGAAGCGGCCGCCAACGAACTCAAACTGCTGTTCATCCTCCACACGATCGCGGAGCAGTTGAAGGTCGGCGTGACGGAGGCGGAGGTCAACGGTCGCATTGCGCAGATCGCGGCGTCGCGGGGCGTCCGGCCGGAGAAGCTGCGGCAGGAACTCCTCCAGTCCGGGCAGGCCGGCACCATCTATCAGCAGATCCGCGAGCACAAGACGCTCGACGCGCTGCTCGCCGACGCGGAGATCACGGAGATGTCCGCCGAGGAATACAACAAGCTGGTCGAGTCCGAAGGGCTGGACGCGTGA
- the rpmF gene encoding 50S ribosomal protein L32, whose protein sequence is MMLPTHRQSHGRSRRRRSHHALRPERPTVCPLSGMPKLPHKACKESGYVRPGLRIRVPKLGIGTPRD, encoded by the coding sequence ATCATGCTTCCCACCCATCGCCAGAGCCATGGCCGGTCCCGTCGTCGGCGTTCGCACCACGCCTTGCGTCCCGAGCGGCCCACGGTTTGCCCCCTCAGCGGCATGCCCAAACTCCCCCACAAGGCCTGCAAGGAGTCGGGGTATGTGCGTCCGGGCCTGCGCATCCGTGTACCCAAGCTCGGGATCGGGACGCCCAGAGACTGA
- a CDS encoding glycosyltransferase, translating into MRILLVNWAYVWDGAAVGGGVNGYLQSLALELLRRGHEVFSLCGGTRFTAQDGRVGPCEIRRHDDWLGIRVFEVVNSPVLAPSILQFNAPEDEIAAPELEARFADLLAGLCPDVVHFHNLEGFSAACVEVAQRPSGDWPGARVVVSLHNYHTICPQVYLMQGHERPCQSAEGGRRCDGCIEACDPREERLRRAGLGSHDDGAPANAQRSPSVLGRLVRAIASPAHHEQPPPALNPTAPDPSARPVLGPADVLLPRPRPGDETRGRAAALQTEMSTCFRPRPESPEWQPLGNEVRHEPSPDPSTRYGRRRLAMLRALNRSDAVLAVSDFVRRKFESLGVSPARLRTLHIGTRAGEIAAQHSELVFDPPPFERARPRAVRLAFMGYDNPYKGLHVLADALELLTPEVIGRFEVSVYALGGKRTEWRFSRLQPRLAGLRWFEGYEHRDIPWMLGGQDLGVVPSTWWDNGPQTVLEFFSCRVPVLGAAVGGIPDFVRHGVNGLLFRGNDRYDLARTLARVAREPWALTDLRAGVRPPKSMPEHAAEVEAVYAACMEEASRRRAAAATA; encoded by the coding sequence ATGAGGATTCTCCTCGTCAACTGGGCCTATGTCTGGGACGGGGCGGCCGTCGGAGGGGGTGTCAACGGCTACCTCCAGTCGCTCGCCCTCGAACTCCTCCGACGCGGGCACGAGGTCTTCTCCTTGTGCGGCGGGACGCGGTTTACCGCCCAGGACGGCCGCGTCGGGCCCTGCGAAATCCGCCGCCACGATGATTGGCTTGGCATCCGCGTCTTCGAGGTCGTCAACAGCCCGGTGCTCGCGCCGTCGATCCTCCAGTTCAATGCGCCGGAAGACGAGATCGCCGCGCCGGAACTGGAGGCCCGATTCGCGGACCTGCTCGCGGGGCTGTGCCCGGACGTTGTCCACTTCCACAATCTCGAGGGCTTCTCGGCGGCGTGCGTCGAGGTCGCGCAGCGGCCGAGCGGTGACTGGCCCGGGGCGCGCGTCGTCGTCTCCCTCCACAACTACCACACCATCTGCCCCCAGGTCTACCTGATGCAGGGGCACGAGCGGCCTTGCCAGAGCGCGGAGGGCGGCAGGCGCTGCGACGGATGCATCGAGGCGTGCGACCCGCGCGAGGAACGCCTCCGGCGGGCCGGGCTTGGTTCGCACGACGACGGCGCGCCGGCGAACGCCCAGCGTTCGCCCTCCGTGCTCGGCAGGCTGGTGCGGGCGATCGCGTCGCCGGCGCATCACGAGCAGCCCCCCCCCGCGCTGAACCCGACCGCGCCCGACCCGTCCGCGCGCCCGGTGCTCGGCCCGGCGGACGTGCTGCTGCCGCGGCCGCGCCCGGGCGACGAGACCCGCGGCCGGGCCGCCGCCCTCCAGACCGAGATGTCCACCTGCTTTCGTCCTCGTCCGGAGTCGCCCGAATGGCAGCCGCTGGGCAACGAGGTCCGCCACGAACCCTCGCCCGACCCGTCAACCCGGTACGGTCGGCGTCGTCTTGCGATGCTGCGCGCCCTGAACCGGAGCGACGCCGTGCTCGCGGTGTCGGACTTCGTCCGCCGCAAGTTCGAATCGCTGGGCGTCAGCCCGGCCCGGCTCCGCACGCTGCACATCGGCACGCGCGCCGGCGAGATCGCGGCGCAGCACTCGGAGCTGGTCTTCGACCCCCCCCCATTCGAGCGAGCGCGTCCGCGCGCCGTCCGCCTCGCGTTCATGGGCTACGACAACCCGTACAAGGGGCTGCACGTCCTGGCGGACGCGCTGGAGCTGCTCACGCCGGAGGTGATCGGTCGCTTTGAGGTCTCCGTCTATGCCCTCGGCGGCAAGCGGACCGAGTGGCGGTTCAGCCGATTGCAGCCGCGGCTCGCCGGCTTGCGCTGGTTCGAGGGGTACGAGCACCGCGACATCCCGTGGATGCTGGGAGGGCAGGACCTCGGCGTCGTGCCGAGCACGTGGTGGGACAACGGCCCGCAGACAGTCCTCGAGTTCTTCTCCTGCCGCGTGCCCGTGCTCGGGGCCGCGGTCGGGGGCATCCCGGACTTTGTGCGCCACGGCGTGAACGGGCTGCTCTTCAGGGGCAACGATCGCTACGACCTGGCCCGAACGCTCGCCCGGGTCGCGCGCGAGCCGTGGGCGCTGACGGACCTCCGGGCCGGTGTCCGGCCGCCGAAGTCGATGCCCGAGCACGCGGCGGAGGTCGAGGCCGTCTACGCTGCGTGCATGGAGGAGGCGTCGCGCCGCCGGGCTGCCGCCGCGACCGCCTGA
- a CDS encoding DUF3467 domain-containing protein gives MSDTPEGAQQRQIQLRIDESKMHSTYANTIRTSTTQDEVILDFGVNLPVQGPDGQTALLFAVGSRVIMNWAGAKRLAISLGQVIRQYEERHGEIPLQRPVPQQGGPRLAD, from the coding sequence ATGTCTGACACTCCCGAGGGCGCCCAGCAGCGCCAGATTCAGCTGCGCATCGACGAGTCCAAGATGCACAGCACCTACGCCAACACCATCCGCACCTCCACCACTCAGGATGAGGTCATTCTTGACTTCGGCGTCAACCTTCCCGTGCAGGGGCCGGACGGCCAGACCGCCCTCCTCTTTGCCGTCGGCAGCCGGGTCATCATGAACTGGGCAGGGGCGAAGCGGCTCGCCATCAGTCTCGGACAGGTCATCCGGCAGTACGAGGAGCGCCACGGGGAAATCCCCCTCCAGCGCCCCGTGCCGCAGCAGGGCGGCCCCCGGCTGGCTGACTGA
- a CDS encoding DUF3644 domain-containing protein, producing MDLIDDLFGMRGGYVLDFNNRQFSEFFASELGVNIDDGRYAIDGSSKANRFRCFLKTVEPQVRVKALLALWEYRETKRRRSGRAEEYPDAENEFRLLMERLGCQRIAGERPAAANAPELEVNFGRAQALKQELLDLSSLPAQERGYGFERFLKGLFDASGLAPRASFRLAGEQIDGSLELSGDTYLLEAKWTSPLVGVADLRSFEGKVADKAVWSRGLFISHSGFSKDGLDAFGRGKRIVCMDGLDLHDLLDRRLPLGDVLKWKVRRMAETGDPFVRVREIH from the coding sequence ATGGACCTGATTGACGATCTCTTCGGCATGCGCGGCGGATACGTTCTGGACTTCAACAACAGGCAGTTCTCCGAGTTTTTCGCCAGTGAACTCGGCGTCAACATCGATGACGGGCGTTATGCCATAGACGGGTCCAGCAAGGCCAATCGCTTCCGCTGTTTCTTGAAGACCGTGGAGCCTCAGGTTCGGGTGAAAGCGCTGTTGGCCCTGTGGGAGTATCGGGAGACGAAGCGGCGAAGAAGTGGCAGAGCAGAGGAGTATCCGGATGCCGAAAACGAGTTTCGTTTGCTCATGGAGCGGCTTGGCTGCCAGCGAATAGCTGGCGAGCGTCCTGCGGCAGCGAATGCCCCCGAACTCGAAGTGAACTTCGGACGGGCACAAGCGCTCAAGCAGGAACTGCTCGACCTGTCGAGCCTTCCCGCCCAGGAGCGAGGATACGGCTTTGAGCGATTCCTAAAGGGGCTCTTCGACGCGAGTGGCCTAGCTCCGAGGGCTTCGTTTCGCCTTGCCGGTGAGCAAATCGATGGCAGTCTCGAACTCTCTGGGGATACGTACCTCCTCGAAGCGAAGTGGACAAGCCCACTCGTTGGGGTTGCGGACTTGCGATCGTTCGAGGGTAAGGTTGCGGACAAGGCGGTTTGGAGTCGAGGTTTGTTCATCAGCCACAGCGGATTCAGCAAGGATGGACTCGATGCATTTGGGCGGGGGAAACGGATAGTCTGCATGGATGGGCTTGATCTGCACGACCTCCTGGACCGGCGACTCCCGCTCGGTGATGTCCTGAAGTGGAAAGTACGTCGAATGGCGGAGACCGGCGATCCGTTCGTGCGGGTGCGAGAAATTCACTGA
- a CDS encoding cupin domain-containing protein, producing MALQSATRRQWRALRRGNGNTEIAEPISSARRENVGAPLPLGVVSMRLIQLSPADAEPISLFAATGASSRLLADGDGEAHVHWLQFEPGGQIGQHPTGFGQLFIVVEGSGWVAGGDGRRVELRAGEAAYFERGERHSKGSDRGMKVIMVQIADLKLSASTAAERS from the coding sequence ATGGCGCTACAAAGCGCTACTCGGCGGCAGTGGCGTGCGTTGCGTCGCGGGAACGGAAATACCGAGATCGCAGAGCCGATCTCGTCGGCACGGCGCGAGAACGTCGGTGCCCCCCTGCCGTTGGGAGTCGTCAGCATGCGATTGATCCAGCTCTCCCCTGCTGATGCTGAGCCGATCAGCCTGTTCGCAGCCACGGGTGCGTCCAGTCGGCTCCTTGCTGACGGTGATGGCGAGGCTCATGTGCATTGGCTGCAGTTCGAACCCGGCGGCCAAATCGGCCAACACCCGACCGGTTTCGGTCAGCTGTTCATCGTAGTCGAAGGGTCGGGCTGGGTCGCGGGTGGCGACGGCCGTCGCGTTGAACTCCGCGCGGGTGAGGCCGCGTACTTCGAGCGGGGAGAACGTCACTCCAAGGGAAGCGATCGCGGCATGAAGGTAATCATGGTTCAGATTGCCGACCTCAAACTCTCCGCGTCGACGGCGGCGGAGCGAAGCTAA